A genome region from Thermoanaerobacterium xylanolyticum LX-11 includes the following:
- a CDS encoding Fe-S-containing hydro-lyase — MYKKINTPLTDEVIKELKAGDKVLITGKIYTARDAAHKRMIESLNNGKELPVNIKDQVIYYVGPCPAKPGQVVGSCGPTTSGRMDAYTPKLLEIGLKGMIGKGYRSENVVEAMMKYHAVYFTAIGGAGALLSERVTDSNVVAYEDLGPEAIHLFTVVDFPVIVTIDMYGNNLYETERDKYKKRNC; from the coding sequence ATGTATAAAAAGATAAATACGCCTTTAACAGATGAAGTTATTAAAGAATTAAAAGCTGGAGACAAAGTTTTAATTACTGGAAAGATTTATACTGCAAGAGATGCGGCACATAAAAGAATGATAGAATCTTTAAATAATGGAAAGGAATTGCCGGTTAATATAAAAGATCAAGTGATTTACTATGTTGGGCCTTGCCCTGCAAAACCTGGTCAAGTCGTGGGAAGCTGTGGACCTACTACAAGTGGGCGAATGGATGCTTATACGCCAAAGCTTTTAGAGATAGGCTTAAAAGGAATGATTGGAAAAGGTTATAGAAGCGAAAATGTGGTTGAGGCAATGATGAAGTATCATGCTGTTTACTTTACAGCTATAGGTGGCGCTGGTGCTTTGTTATCTGAAAGAGTAACAGATTCTAATGTTGTGGCTTATGAAGATTTAGGACCAGAAGCTATACATCTTTTTACCGTAGTGGATTTTCCTGTAATTGTTACAATTGATATGTATGGCAATAATCTTTATGAAACAGAAAGAGACAAATACAAGAAAAGGAATTGTTGA
- a CDS encoding MBL fold metallo-hydrolase, with translation MLSFFLIYSKINRNTYYIDNPTNIGVYAYKNKNCILVDTGINNGQARKIDNVLVENGLHPKYIINTHNHMDHCGGNIYFKTQYPGCEIYTSNKERLYIENPELRDIVLFSSSPIRDLDTTNKTFSVDFILDCGISKIGDEKFDIISLVGHSIDQIGVITPDKVCFLGDSVFSEDTIKKYSLPYLFNIEKSIETLKKLKEVDADYFVISHIDRVLNKDELDALIEKNISNIEDNIKIMLELLEQPQTREGLLQNLVILNDLPLNFTQYYIYFSSVSAFLSYLREKNLIDYSIENGEMYFYRKSV, from the coding sequence TTGTTATCATTTTTTCTCATCTATAGTAAGATAAATAGAAACACTTATTACATAGATAATCCTACAAATATAGGTGTTTATGCTTATAAAAACAAAAATTGTATATTAGTGGATACAGGTATAAACAATGGCCAAGCGAGAAAGATTGACAATGTATTAGTAGAAAACGGATTGCATCCCAAATATATCATAAATACTCACAATCACATGGATCACTGCGGTGGCAATATATATTTTAAAACTCAGTACCCTGGGTGCGAAATCTATACATCAAATAAGGAGCGATTATATATAGAAAATCCAGAGTTGAGAGATATAGTGCTGTTTTCTTCATCTCCAATAAGAGACCTTGATACGACTAATAAAACATTTTCTGTAGATTTCATCCTTGATTGTGGTATTTCAAAAATTGGTGATGAAAAGTTTGATATAATATCTTTGGTGGGGCATTCAATAGATCAAATCGGTGTCATTACACCTGATAAAGTATGTTTTTTGGGAGACAGCGTATTTAGTGAGGACACAATAAAAAAATACTCACTTCCATATTTGTTTAATATAGAAAAAAGCATTGAAACTTTAAAAAAGTTAAAAGAGGTGGATGCAGACTATTTTGTAATAAGTCACATAGATAGAGTGCTTAACAAGGATGAGCTTGATGCACTGATAGAAAAAAATATTTCAAATATAGAAGATAATATTAAAATTATGCTGGAATTATTGGAACAACCTCAGACAAGGGAAGGATTGCTGCAAAACTTAGTAATATTAAACGATCTTCCTTTGAATTTTACTCAGTATTATATTTATTTTTCATCGGTCTCCGCGTTTTTGAGTTATTTGAGAGAAAAAAATCTTATCGATTATTCCATAGAAAACGGAGAAATGTATTTCTATAGGAAATCTGTTTGA
- a CDS encoding IS701 family transposase has translation MSHNKRITENSSIIQYLMKLNFALYFTKPVIRHVLEFIIAATQKGYSGTVTDIVNLSLANCHRTTFGKFLSQGVWNIEYAWRAIRREVIRIIFELFQTSNKPIFVIFDDTIAEKTKPSLQAKHTIQATGFHQSHLKGKQVWGHQLLTMMLSCGNVVLPYCIERYEKGGKSKIERICEMVSMLPIPKGPAYGLCDSWYINKKVIEAHFERGYHLIGALKTNRIIYPQGIRIQIKDFAQYIEKNEVHLVTVNGSNYWVYRYEGALNGIDNAVVLMCWPEKAFKNENALHAFICTDTELDTETILKYYSQRWPIEIFFRQTKNNLGLNTYQVRSTKSIDRLLWLISLTYMYCTTSGDEYCKFGQGIKIVRKEVQKQRVQWLYEQANNKVPIDEILAELQLA, from the coding sequence ATGTCTCATAATAAAAGAATAACAGAAAATTCATCAATAATCCAGTACTTAATGAAATTAAATTTTGCATTATATTTTACTAAACCTGTTATTCGTCATGTTTTAGAATTTATAATTGCTGCCACTCAAAAAGGTTATAGTGGTACTGTTACAGATATAGTTAATTTAAGCCTTGCTAATTGCCATAGAACTACCTTTGGCAAATTCTTAAGCCAAGGTGTTTGGAATATAGAGTATGCATGGAGAGCTATAAGGCGAGAAGTTATTCGCATTATATTTGAATTATTCCAAACTAGCAACAAGCCGATATTTGTGATTTTTGATGATACTATTGCTGAGAAGACAAAGCCTTCGTTACAGGCTAAACATACTATCCAGGCAACAGGATTCCATCAATCACATTTAAAAGGGAAGCAAGTTTGGGGACATCAACTTCTTACCATGATGCTATCTTGCGGCAATGTGGTATTACCTTACTGTATTGAGCGCTATGAAAAAGGTGGCAAAAGCAAAATCGAAAGAATATGTGAAATGGTATCTATGCTTCCAATACCTAAAGGACCAGCATATGGACTATGTGATTCATGGTACATAAACAAAAAAGTAATAGAAGCACATTTCGAAAGAGGATACCATCTCATAGGAGCACTAAAAACTAACAGGATTATCTATCCACAAGGCATCAGAATTCAGATAAAAGATTTTGCCCAATATATCGAAAAGAACGAAGTTCACCTCGTTACAGTGAACGGTTCTAATTACTGGGTATATCGCTATGAAGGAGCCTTAAATGGCATAGATAATGCTGTAGTTCTAATGTGCTGGCCTGAGAAAGCTTTTAAAAATGAAAATGCTCTACATGCATTTATCTGTACTGATACTGAATTAGATACTGAGACTATTCTAAAATACTATAGTCAGAGATGGCCTATAGAAATATTCTTTAGGCAGACAAAGAATAATCTTGGACTAAATACATATCAAGTACGCTCAACAAAATCAATAGATAGATTATTATGGCTTATATCATTGACATACATGTATTGTACGACTTCAGGCGACGAATATTGCAAATTTGGGCAAGGAATAAAAATAGTACGCAAAGAAGTACAAAAGCAGCGTGTTCAATGGCTATATGAGCAAGCTAATAATAAAGTACCTATTGATGAAATTTTAGCAGAACTACAGTTAGCATAG
- a CDS encoding glycosyl transferase codes for MDGKKMFNHLFILTDDTGIMQHSVGSVPNPKYGYTTDDNGRALIACTMMYEKYKDDVFIDLIKKYLSFLMYAQEDDGRFRNFMSFDRKFIDEDFSEDCFGRCIWALGYLINADIDERVKLPAYKMIEKSLPLVDILNYIRGKAYTLIGLYYVYNSFKNLDKDFVRKKMDKLAYDIIEEYKKNSNEDWQWFEDVVSYDNGIIPLSLLKYFSIVKDEEILDVALKTVDFLDSVCFKNGYFKAVGCKGWYRKGKNIAEYDEQPVEAYTMALMYIDAYKLTGDEKYKKRAIDCDKWFYGKNSKGLSLYDEDSGGCSDGITEDGVNSNEGAESLVSIMISHCAIDQLK; via the coding sequence GTGGACGGCAAAAAAATGTTTAACCATTTGTTTATACTGACAGATGATACAGGTATAATGCAGCACTCTGTTGGCTCTGTCCCTAATCCTAAATATGGTTATACGACTGATGACAATGGAAGGGCTTTGATAGCCTGTACAATGATGTACGAAAAGTACAAAGATGATGTGTTTATTGACCTTATTAAAAAATACTTGTCATTTTTGATGTACGCGCAAGAAGACGACGGCCGTTTTAGAAATTTCATGTCTTTTGATAGGAAATTTATTGATGAAGATTTTTCAGAAGATTGTTTTGGCAGGTGCATTTGGGCTTTAGGGTATTTAATAAATGCAGATATTGATGAAAGGGTAAAGTTGCCTGCATATAAGATGATTGAGAAATCATTGCCTTTAGTAGATATTCTAAATTACATCAGAGGTAAAGCATACACCTTAATAGGTTTATACTATGTTTACAATTCTTTTAAGAATTTAGATAAAGATTTTGTCAGAAAAAAGATGGATAAATTGGCGTACGATATCATCGAGGAGTACAAAAAAAATTCAAATGAAGATTGGCAGTGGTTTGAAGATGTAGTGTCGTACGATAATGGAATCATTCCATTATCGCTTCTAAAGTATTTTTCAATCGTTAAAGACGAGGAAATTCTGGATGTCGCTTTAAAAACAGTTGATTTTCTGGATAGTGTTTGCTTTAAAAATGGCTATTTTAAAGCTGTTGGATGCAAAGGATGGTATAGAAAGGGCAAAAACATTGCAGAATATGATGAGCAGCCTGTAGAAGCGTATACAATGGCTCTCATGTATATAGATGCTTATAAATTGACAGGCGATGAAAAATACAAAAAAAGAGCCATAGACTGTGACAAATGGTTTTACGGAAAAAACTCAAAAGGATTAAGCTTATACGACGAAGATAGTGGAGGCTGCAGCGATGGTATAACAGAAGATGGTGTAAATAGCAATGAAGGAGCTGAAAGCCTTGTATCGATTATGATATCCCACTGTGCAATCGATCAATTGAAATAG
- a CDS encoding glycosyltransferase family 4 protein produces MVKNKEINIAFLSTFPPRECGIATFTQDLVNELKDIKIINEPKVIAIDDKEYDYGDDVIYRLKQHDRNSYLELANKLNDLLIDLLVIEHEYGIYGGEWGEYILDLVDNLKVPYVVTLHTILSNPLDKQKHILKELCTKSKRVVTMAKNTIPLLVNLYGVDERKIVVLPHGVPNLPTLSGDSLRKKYNIDAGKFVVSTFGLISPGKGLEYGIEAIAKVKEKHPDILYLILGQTHPNIVRSDGEVYRDFLVRKVNELNLNDNVKFVNKYLTKREIVEYLKLSDVYLTPYIGREQAVSGTLAYAAGLGKLVVSTPYKYAEEILSDGRGLLAEFKNPDSIANCISFAIENPHEKQIMEEKIKVYGKTMMWDNVALEYVELFLRIFEDLEDDAKEAV; encoded by the coding sequence ATGGTAAAGAATAAAGAAATAAACATTGCATTTTTGAGTACATTTCCACCGAGAGAATGTGGAATAGCTACATTTACACAGGATTTGGTAAATGAGCTTAAAGATATTAAAATTATAAATGAACCAAAAGTGATTGCGATAGACGATAAAGAATATGATTATGGTGATGATGTTATTTATAGGCTTAAGCAGCACGACCGAAATAGCTATTTAGAACTTGCAAATAAATTAAATGATTTATTAATTGATTTGTTAGTAATCGAGCATGAATATGGTATTTACGGCGGTGAGTGGGGCGAATATATTTTGGATCTTGTAGACAATTTAAAAGTGCCTTATGTCGTAACTCTTCATACGATATTGTCTAACCCACTTGATAAGCAAAAGCACATTTTAAAAGAATTGTGTACAAAGAGCAAAAGAGTTGTTACTATGGCCAAAAACACAATTCCACTTCTTGTCAATTTATATGGTGTTGATGAAAGAAAAATCGTAGTATTGCCTCACGGAGTTCCAAATCTGCCAACGCTGTCCGGCGATAGTTTGAGAAAGAAATACAACATTGATGCAGGAAAATTCGTCGTAAGCACATTTGGACTGATAAGTCCTGGAAAAGGGTTAGAATACGGCATAGAAGCTATAGCGAAGGTTAAGGAGAAACATCCTGATATATTGTACCTTATACTCGGACAGACACATCCCAATATAGTCAGGTCAGATGGTGAAGTTTACAGAGATTTTCTTGTAAGGAAGGTAAATGAGCTAAATCTAAACGACAATGTAAAGTTTGTCAATAAATATCTGACAAAAAGGGAGATCGTCGAATACTTAAAGCTTTCTGATGTATATTTGACGCCATACATTGGCAGGGAACAAGCGGTTAGTGGAACATTGGCATACGCTGCAGGCTTAGGAAAATTAGTTGTATCAACTCCATATAAATACGCTGAAGAAATTTTAAGCGATGGAAGGGGACTGTTGGCGGAATTTAAAAATCCTGATTCTATAGCAAATTGCATAAGTTTTGCCATAGAAAATCCCCACGAAAAGCAAATCATGGAGGAGAAGATAAAAGTTTATGGAAAAACGATGATGTGGGACAACGTTGCATTAGAATATGTTGAATTGTTCTTGAGAATATTTGAAGATTTAGAGGATGATGCGAAAGAAGCAGTATAA
- a CDS encoding fumarate hydratase — MREIKADDVRRTVELLCIKANYNLPNDVLNMLKEKVHEEISEIGAEILNDIVENAEIAKAKEMPICQDTGIAVIFVEIGQDVHVVGGSLDDAINNGVKDGYLNGYLRKSIVRDPFIRINTNDNTPPIVHYDIVDGDKLKITVAPKGAGSENMSALKMMKPSDGIEGVKKFIIDTVEASGPNACPPLVVGVGIGGNFEYAPLLAKKALLRPIDQRSIDSNVRALEEELLLKINGLGIGPQGWGGRITALAVNIEKYPTHIAMLPVAVNISCHVTRHATAIL; from the coding sequence ATGAGAGAAATAAAAGCAGATGATGTAAGAAGGACTGTTGAGCTTTTGTGCATTAAAGCTAATTACAATTTGCCAAATGATGTATTAAATATGTTGAAGGAGAAAGTCCACGAGGAAATCAGCGAAATAGGTGCAGAAATACTCAATGACATAGTTGAAAATGCTGAGATTGCCAAGGCAAAGGAAATGCCAATATGCCAAGACACAGGTATAGCGGTGATTTTCGTTGAGATAGGACAAGATGTCCATGTTGTAGGTGGCAGTCTTGATGATGCTATAAATAATGGTGTTAAAGATGGATATCTCAATGGGTATTTAAGAAAATCAATTGTGAGGGATCCATTCATACGTATCAACACAAATGACAATACACCGCCGATTGTGCATTATGATATTGTAGACGGCGACAAACTGAAAATTACAGTTGCGCCAAAAGGTGCAGGAAGTGAAAATATGAGTGCACTGAAGATGATGAAGCCTTCCGATGGCATTGAAGGTGTAAAGAAGTTTATAATTGATACAGTTGAAGCGTCAGGCCCTAATGCGTGTCCACCTTTGGTGGTAGGCGTTGGAATAGGTGGCAATTTTGAATATGCACCGTTGCTAGCTAAAAAGGCCCTTTTAAGGCCTATCGACCAAAGAAGCATTGACAGCAATGTGAGAGCATTGGAAGAAGAACTTTTATTAAAAATAAATGGCCTTGGCATAGGACCACAAGGATGGGGAGGAAGGATAACTGCTTTGGCAGTAAACATCGAAAAATACCCTACACATATAGCAATGTTACCAGTGGCTGTGAATATATCGTGCCATGTTACAAGACATGCTACAGCTATATTATAA
- the pflB gene encoding formate C-acetyltransferase: MISEWRGFQEGKWQKTIDVQDFIQKNYTLYEGDDSFLEGPTEKTIKLWNKVLELMKEELKKGVLDIDTKTVSSITSHDAGYIDKDLEEIVGLQTDKPLKRAIMPYGGIRMVKKACEAYGYKVDPKVEEIFTKYRKTHNDGVFDAYTPEIRAARHAGIITGLPDAYGRGRIIGDYRRVALYGIDRLIEEKEKEKLELDYDEFDEATIRLREELTEQIKALNEMKEMALKYGYDISRPAKNAKEAVQWTYFAFLAAIKEQNGAAMSLGRVSTFLDIYIERDLKEGTLTEKQAQELMDHFVMKLRMVRFLRTPDYNELFSGDPVWVTESIGGVGVDGRPLVTKNSFRILNTLYNLGPAPEPNLTVLWSKNLPENFKRFCAKVSIDTSSIQYENDDLMRPIYNDDYSIACCVSAMKTGEQMQFFGARANLAKALLYAINGGVDERYKTQVAPKFNPIKSEYLDFDEVMEAYDNMLEWLAKVYVKAMNIIHYMHDKYAYERSLMALHDRDIVRTMAFGIAGLSVAADSLSAIKYAKVKVIRDENDIAVDYEVEGDFPKFGNDDDRVDSIAVDIVERFMNKLKKHKTYRNSIPTLSVLTITSNVVYGKKTGATPDGRKAGEPFAPGANPMHGRDTKGAIASMNSVSKIPYDSSLDGISYTFTIVPNALGKNDEDKINNLVGLLDGYAFNAGHHININVLNRDMLLDAMEHPEKYPQLTIRVSGYAVNFNKLTREQQLEVISRTFHESM, translated from the coding sequence ATGATTAGTGAATGGCGCGGGTTTCAGGAGGGCAAGTGGCAAAAGACTATTGATGTTCAAGATTTTATACAAAAAAATTATACGTTATACGAAGGCGATGATAGTTTTTTAGAGGGACCTACAGAAAAGACTATTAAGCTTTGGAATAAGGTTCTTGAATTAATGAAAGAAGAATTGAAAAAAGGTGTATTAGATATTGATACAAAAACTGTATCGTCTATAACATCTCACGATGCGGGATATATAGACAAAGATCTTGAAGAAATAGTTGGATTGCAGACAGACAAACCTCTTAAAAGAGCTATAATGCCTTACGGTGGCATAAGGATGGTCAAAAAAGCTTGTGAGGCTTATGGATATAAAGTCGACCCAAAAGTAGAAGAGATATTTACGAAATACAGAAAGACCCACAATGATGGCGTGTTTGATGCATATACTCCGGAAATAAGGGCAGCAAGACATGCTGGTATAATAACGGGTCTTCCTGATGCGTATGGCAGAGGAAGAATAATAGGCGATTACAGGAGAGTTGCACTTTATGGAATAGACAGACTCATCGAAGAAAAGGAAAAAGAAAAGCTTGAGCTTGATTACGATGAATTTGATGAAGCAACTATCCGCTTGAGAGAAGAACTGACAGAACAGATTAAAGCATTAAATGAAATGAAGGAAATGGCATTAAAGTATGGATACGACATATCAAGACCTGCTAAAAACGCAAAAGAAGCTGTGCAGTGGACTTACTTTGCCTTCCTTGCTGCTATAAAGGAACAAAACGGTGCTGCTATGTCGCTTGGAAGAGTATCTACTTTTCTTGACATATACATTGAAAGAGATCTGAAAGAAGGAACATTGACAGAGAAGCAGGCGCAAGAATTGATGGATCACTTTGTTATGAAGCTTAGAATGGTGAGGTTCTTAAGGACCCCTGATTACAATGAGTTGTTTAGCGGTGATCCTGTTTGGGTCACAGAATCAATTGGTGGTGTAGGTGTAGACGGAAGACCTCTTGTTACTAAAAATTCATTTAGGATATTAAACACATTGTATAATTTAGGTCCTGCACCTGAGCCGAATTTAACAGTTTTATGGTCTAAAAATCTTCCTGAAAACTTTAAAAGATTCTGTGCCAAGGTATCAATAGATACCAGCTCTATTCAATATGAAAATGATGACTTAATGAGGCCAATATACAATGATGACTACAGTATTGCTTGCTGTGTGTCAGCCATGAAGACGGGGGAACAGATGCAATTTTTTGGAGCAAGAGCGAATCTGGCGAAGGCGTTGCTGTACGCTATAAATGGTGGCGTCGATGAAAGGTATAAAACACAAGTGGCACCAAAATTTAATCCCATAAAGTCTGAATATTTAGATTTCGATGAGGTAATGGAAGCATACGACAACATGCTGGAGTGGCTTGCAAAAGTGTATGTAAAAGCTATGAATATAATACACTATATGCATGATAAATACGCTTATGAGAGGTCTCTTATGGCTTTGCATGATAGAGATATCGTGAGGACGATGGCTTTTGGAATCGCAGGTCTTTCTGTTGCGGCAGATTCTTTAAGTGCCATAAAGTATGCCAAAGTAAAAGTCATAAGAGACGAAAATGATATAGCGGTAGATTACGAAGTGGAAGGTGATTTCCCTAAGTTTGGCAATGACGATGACAGGGTTGACTCGATAGCAGTTGACATTGTGGAAAGATTTATGAATAAGCTTAAAAAGCATAAGACTTACAGAAATTCTATACCAACATTGTCTGTTTTGACAATTACATCAAATGTGGTGTACGGCAAGAAGACAGGTGCTACGCCTGATGGAAGAAAGGCGGGAGAGCCTTTTGCACCAGGTGCGAATCCGATGCACGGCAGAGATACAAAAGGTGCCATAGCATCAATGAATTCAGTATCAAAAATACCTTATGACAGCTCGTTAGATGGCATATCATACACATTTACAATTGTACCAAATGCACTTGGGAAAAATGACGAAGATAAAATTAATAATCTTGTAGGACTATTAGATGGATACGCATTTAATGCAGGGCACCACATAAATATCAACGTTTTAAACAGAGACATGTTGCTTGATGCCATGGAGCATCCTGAGAAATATCCACAGCTTACTATTAGAGTTTCAGGGTATGCTGTCAACTTCAATAAATTAACGAGAGAGCAACAATTGGAGGTTATATCCCGCACGTTCCACGAATCTATGTAA
- a CDS encoding pseudouridine synthase: MSKMRIDKLLSNMGYGSRKEIKNFIKECLVAINDVIIDDPGFTVQPDKDVITFRNEKVSYKEYIYIMMNKPKGVICATYDPSERTVVDLLPHHIKSRKVFPAGRLDKDTEGLLLITNDGELSHKLLSPKKHVFKKYYAEVLGFIDEDDASLFSEGILLDDGYKTMPATLEIISSGNISKVYISIREGKYHQIKRMFEAIDSKVIYLKRLSIGKLKLDENLKEGEWRELNEEEIKLLKSIE, translated from the coding sequence ATGTCGAAGATGAGAATAGATAAGCTTTTATCAAATATGGGATATGGTTCAAGGAAAGAAATTAAAAATTTTATAAAAGAATGCCTTGTTGCAATAAATGATGTAATAATCGATGACCCTGGTTTTACAGTACAACCTGACAAAGACGTTATCACATTTAGAAACGAAAAAGTCTCATACAAAGAATACATATATATAATGATGAACAAACCGAAAGGCGTCATTTGTGCAACATATGACCCGTCGGAAAGAACCGTTGTAGACCTTTTGCCACACCATATAAAATCAAGAAAGGTTTTTCCAGCAGGAAGACTTGACAAAGACACAGAAGGATTGCTTTTAATCACAAATGATGGAGAACTGTCACATAAACTTTTATCGCCAAAAAAACACGTCTTTAAAAAATACTATGCAGAAGTTTTAGGATTTATCGACGAAGATGACGCATCTTTGTTTTCAGAAGGCATATTATTAGACGATGGTTACAAGACTATGCCTGCAACTCTGGAAATAATATCTTCAGGCAATATCTCAAAAGTATATATTTCAATCAGAGAGGGAAAATATCATCAAATAAAAAGAATGTTTGAAGCGATAGACTCAAAAGTCATCTACTTAAAAAGGCTTTCAATAGGTAAATTAAAATTAGATGAAAATTTAAAAGAAGGGGAATGGCGGGAATTAAACGAAGAAGAAATAAAATTGCTTAAGTCAATTGAATAG
- the pflA gene encoding pyruvate formate-lyase-activating protein — translation MVMGKIHSIETCGTVDGPGIRYVVFMQGCPLRCAYCHNPDTWDYSCGKEVSTDEIFNDVKRYIPYMKASGGGVTLTGGEPTLQPEFCEDLFKKLKASFIHTALDTSGYVDIDKVKELVKYTDLFLLDIKHIDDEGHKKLTGVSNRKTLEFAKYISDEGKKMWIRHVIVPGITDDMEEIKKLADFVSSLKNVDRVEILPYHKMGVYKYDVLGIPYRLKGINPPDTSKIEEIKEEFKKRGMKAV, via the coding sequence ATGGTTATGGGAAAAATACATTCAATAGAGACATGTGGTACTGTAGATGGGCCCGGCATAAGGTATGTAGTCTTTATGCAAGGCTGTCCTTTAAGATGTGCTTATTGCCATAACCCTGATACATGGGATTATAGCTGTGGCAAAGAAGTATCGACAGATGAAATATTTAATGATGTAAAAAGATATATACCATATATGAAGGCATCAGGTGGTGGCGTGACGTTGACGGGTGGAGAACCTACATTACAGCCTGAATTTTGCGAAGATCTATTTAAAAAGCTTAAAGCATCTTTTATACACACTGCATTAGATACATCAGGATATGTTGATATAGATAAAGTAAAAGAACTTGTAAAATACACCGATCTTTTTTTACTTGACATAAAACATATTGATGATGAAGGGCATAAAAAGCTTACAGGCGTTTCGAATAGAAAGACTTTGGAGTTTGCAAAATACATTTCTGATGAAGGTAAAAAAATGTGGATAAGGCATGTAATAGTGCCTGGAATAACAGATGATATGGAAGAGATAAAAAAATTGGCTGATTTCGTTTCGTCGTTGAAAAATGTAGATAGAGTTGAGATACTTCCGTACCACAAAATGGGTGTGTATAAATATGACGTGCTTGGGATACCATATAGATTGAAGGGAATAAATCCTCCTGACACATCAAAAATAGAAGAGATAAAAGAAGAATTTAAAAAAAGAGGTATGAAAGCAGTTTAA